A DNA window from Rhipicephalus sanguineus isolate Rsan-2018 chromosome 8, BIME_Rsan_1.4, whole genome shotgun sequence contains the following coding sequences:
- the LOC119402257 gene encoding very-long-chain 3-oxoacyl-CoA reductase yields the protein MAKDGHCPLADPGVTYSVSVFAYLGLFFAVYLLCRILYALWQGFYTCYLARWLGHNINLRKMGEWAVVTGASDGIGRAYCEELAARGLNIVLISRTLEKLEAVAHDIEEASNVKTKVIAVDFTSSGDIYDTIRRELQGLEIGVLVNNVGVSYVYPEFFSAVPDGDKVMDSIIRANCVAATMMTRICLPQMDERRRGVIINVSSISGMHPLPLLSAYAASKAYLDRLSQGLHAEYKDRGIFIQSVMPAYVSTKMSKIRKATYMVPTATTYVREALDTVGVEHATYGYGPHKVRALVQRKLMECLPHNAFMNISKASLLQIRKLYYKKKGIEDTFLGKRSSTARAAEGDVGEQIKSQ from the exons ATGGCTAAGGACGGCCACTGTCCACTCGCCGACCCCGGCGTTACCTACTCGGTGTCTGTGTTCGCTTATCTAGGACTTTTCTTCGCCGTCTACCTCCTTTGCCGCATCCTGTACGCGCTATGGCAGGGATTCTACACCTGCTACCTGGCCCGCTGGCTGGGCCACAACATCAACCTTCGCAAGATGGGCGAGTGGGCTG TTGTCACGGGTGCTTCAGATGGCATTGGCCGGGCATACTGTGAAGAG cttGCAGCACGGGGCCTCAACATTGTGCTCATCAGCAGGACGCTAGAGAAGCTCGAGGCAGTGGCTCATGACATTG AGGAGGCATCCAATGTTAAGACCAAGGTTATTGCTGTCGACTTCACATCCAGTGGTGATATTTACGACACGATCCGGAGGGAATTGCAGGGTCTGGAGATCGGAGTGCTTG TGAACAATGTTGGCGTCAGCTACGTTTACCCCGAGTTCTTCAGCGCAGTTCCCGATGGCGACAAG GTCATGGACAGCATCATCAGGGCCAACTGTGTTGCTGCAACCATG ATGACTCGCATCTGCCTGCCTCAAATGGATGAGCGTCGCCGCGGAGTCATCATCAATGTGTCGTCCATCTCCGGGATGCACCCACTGCCCCTGCTCAGCGCGTACGCCGCCTCCAAG GCTTACCTGGACCGCCTGTCTCAAGGGCTTCATGCTGAGTACAAGGATCGTGGCATCTTTATCCAG TCCGTGATGCCAGCGTACGTGTCCACAAAGATGTCCAAGATCCGCAAGGCCACCTACATGGTTCCAACGGCCACCACCTACGTCCGCGAAGCCCTCGACACTGTCGGTGTTGAGCACGCCACTTACGGCTATGGTCCACACAAAGTCAGG GCTCTGGTCCAGCGGAAGCTGATGGAGTGCCTGCCCCACAACGCGTTCATGAACATCTCGAAAGCCTCCCTGCTCCAGATCCGCAAGCTCTACTACAAgaagaaaggcatcgaggacacTTTCCTGGGAAAGCGTAGCTCCACCGCGAGGGCCGCAGAGGGCGACGTGGGAGAGCAGATCAAGAGCCAGTGA